The following coding sequences lie in one Cannabis sativa cultivar Pink pepper isolate KNU-18-1 chromosome 5, ASM2916894v1, whole genome shotgun sequence genomic window:
- the LOC133038453 gene encoding uncharacterized protein LOC133038453: MTFLKSAPVLKIKQKGGTPATSPVVAQKRKSDVMTSLAADSSKKLAKTTQDKGKKVVIDSPVRARDFLAMQEKLLAEIPYEDLASRSTELAVQSMALFMKAAATPSKETDSLKRQNVHFQESIKKLKQEVARMEELNKAKEKELEEVNRAKEQVELELKKSQDTNAEMARDLEAEKESGKKQYDQAVSDYIYTTLSKVPDFDFSLLGAEAAEMAEAFRAMSPTQTQGNLLDETEGVQAEEVENEVVSKIADEAAPDETTPIVPGV, from the coding sequence ATGACTTTCttgaagtctgcccctgtcctgaagatcaagcaaaagggtggaacaccagcgacttcgccggtcgttgcccagaagaggaagagcgatgtgatgaCTTCGCTTGCTGCAGATTCCTCCAAGAAGTTGGCTAAGACTACTCAGGACAAAgggaagaaagtcgtcatcGACTCTCCTGTTCGTGCTCGCGATTTTCTGGCCATGCAGGAAAAATTACTGGCTGAGATTCCATACGAGGATCTTGCTTCTCGATCTACTGAACTGGCCGTGCAATCCATGGCTTTGTTTATGAAAGCCGCGGCTACTCCTTCAAAGGAAActgactcgctgaagaggcagaacgtCCATTTTCAAGAGAGCATAAAGAAGCTGAAGCAGGAGGTGGCGAGGATGGAGGAGCTTaacaaggccaaggagaaggagctcgaggaaGTCAACAGGGCCAAAGAACAGGTGGAGCTCGAGCTTAAGAAGTCGCAGGACACTAACGCTGAGATGGCTCGCGACTTGGAGGCTGAAAAAGAGAGTGGGAAGAAACAGTACGATCAGGCTGTGTCTGACTATATTTACACTACTCTTTCCAAGGTCcctgacttcgacttctcgctgCTTGGAGCTGAGGCTGCGGAAATGGCTGAAGCTTTTCGCGCGATGTCTCCTACTCAGACTCAGGGTAACCTTCTTGATGAAACCGAGGGAGTACAGGCTGAAGAGGTCGAGAATGAAGTCGTGAGCAAGATCGCGGACGAGGCTGCTCCTGATGAGACTACTCCCATCGTTCCAGGCGTTTGA